Below is a window of Gossypium hirsutum isolate 1008001.06 chromosome A12, Gossypium_hirsutum_v2.1, whole genome shotgun sequence DNA.
AATAAATCTAAACTaaatctaaaaatgataaaaggaatgaacaaaatttaaataaaatctaattaatccaataaaaactataaaatgcaataaaaactaATCTAAATGCTATAATTACCTCCTAAGATACTATGGAAACTAAATTAAAAGAACTCTAAATATGCAAGTTATCAAGAAACTACACTATTCACATACAATCCTATTCATGTTTGCTTGGCACTTTCTATGTTTGTTTTACAATCCATGTTTGAGGTTTGTGTATACAACCCTATTCACATACAACCTTACATTGTCAATAACCAAGAGGAAACTCATTGAAATGATTTCCcttatcaataaataatcctacaACTTTGCTCAGAGGAGTTAGCTTACTGATAACATTAAGAAAGAGAGGTCCAATTCTAACCAACAAACACACACAAGTGGGGTTTACTTAGATGAGATTGCATGTTCACACAATATAAATTGCATacatagcttatatcaaactacGTTGTTTCTTACAAGCATtagaatcaattaaataattatagatttaattattttaattaacaacaCAAATATTCTAAGCAACTAAATTTTGAACCTAATTTTCAATAAAACtgaatatttataattacataaAACACATGCAAATgctaaataaaagaacaaaaacaataaaaattacaataagcTAAAAACTCTACAAAAGTAAAAGTTGTTTCTAACCCTCTAAAAAATCCTATTTATGAAGTCTATTTTACCTAAAAAAGGGTTACAATAATAGCTAGGACTTTAAGCCTTGAAAAAGGTTGAAAATAGCCTCAAATTTGGAGTCAAAACGGCACGGAAAGCCTTCACGTGAAAGCTTTGGTGTTACGGCCTAGAGGAATCGAACCGGGGTGCCAAGTCCATTCGCGTCGAGGGACTAAATTTTAACCAAAAAGAAATTATGATGATGGCGGTGATGAATTTACAGCCGTTAGATGATGGGCCAGATTTTACATCCACAATCGCCATTCAAATTTCAAATCGCCTTTCCAAAAATCGAACGTTTGAGGGGATTCAAGAGCCAACATATATTCACTAAAgcaaaacaaaaggaaatttcatAGTTTCAACTTTGAAACCATATACCATGGATTTTGGCATTGTTTCATAAGTAGCTTGAATTTATTTAAGTTACTTTAATACCCCAAAAAAATCTGCTGTTGTTTTAGTTTTGtattcaaaaaattgaaaaacaaaataaagttttaagAGCATGATGAGGATCATGAGACGCCATGGTTGGCAGCGACCTCTCCATCCTTTACAggtaaataaaagttaaaaacccGTCTTTTGCTTTGGAACTCTTTACGGTTTTTTTTTGGCTGAAATCAAaattgttgggttttttttttcagatgGTGGGAATGGCAGTCTTTAGTTTCCTAGTTGTggcattttatacatttttaggGCTTTTGCTTGGGAACAGAATAGCTGAAATCACTACCACAACGGTCTTTTCCTTTGTGGTAATGATCTTCACAAACCAAAAATGTGAACCCCTTTTTTGTGTTTTCTTATTGCTAACTTTCAATGGggttgatttgttttttttttttcatttacagGCATTCTCAGTTATATTCCTGTTTGTTAGGTGTACTGCTATTGATCCTACTGATAAAACCAGCTTTAAGAAGAAGATAAAAGGGAAATCTAAAGGGATTTTGAAGCCAAATTATGGATTCATATTGACCCAGATTGTTGTAAGGTTTTTTAGGAGGCTGGAGAAGAAGATTCTAAGGACTTTTATAAGGAGGAAGTATTTGGATCCATGGAAAACCAATTTCCAAATGGAACCATTGTTACCATTTCCCCTTGTCATGAAAAATGATGCAGTTTCACCTGATGTTAAAGAGGATGATAATATCTCTTATTGTTCTCTATGTGATTTTGAGGTTTGCACTCTTTTTCTAGCTttccaaacaaaaacaaaatcacTACTTGCATTTATCATTTACACTAATGAGGCTTTGTCTCTATGGCAAGATTGAGGCCCTAGAGACTTTGAGATTTGAGTCTCACCTTATGTAAATGCATGGGTTCTTTTAGTTATAATTAGTTATTTAGTTTAGTGCTTATAATGATTGATTGCATCGGAAAAAAACCTTTTACATTCTTCTATGCTTTATCTTAGGTGAAAAACATAGCAAGCATTGTAGGACTTGCAACTAGTGTGTTGAAGGTTTTGATCATCATTTCAGGGTAAGAACCAATTTTGGTCTGTCagtttttgtttcctttttaagTTTTTAGTGTAATTTTAGAACCAATTTATGTTTATTGATATAGATTTGCTTGTTTTTATGTTATATATCGGTGGTTGAACAATTGTGTAGGCAAAAGAAACTATACACCAGTCATTCTTCTAACGATTTTTGTCTTGCTAATGGTAAGTGGCTTTTCTATGTCCTTCAAATGCTCCAAAAAGGCTTCAAATTCTAAGTTTATTATGGTGTCCTAACAATTAATTGTTACTGTTACAATAGCTGATTCTAGAAGGAGGCACTGCAATTGCTATATTTATTAGGTGCTTTGTGGACAAGAAGGGAATAGAGCAAGAACTGGAGAAAAGGCTTTACATAAAGTTCCCTAAAGAATTTCTTGCCACTATAACAGtaaatattattatctcttttccACATTGGAAAATCTCTCTTATTGGAGTTCATTTTGAATGCAAAAAATCTGGTTTGGGTTTGTCTCAACTCTTGTAAAAGTTATAGGTTTTGTTGGCTTTGTTTACTGTTTATGGATCAACTGCAATGGGACAACTTTTCTTCTTTCATGTAGTTCTGATAAGAAAGGTAAGTAAAATAAGGAAGGGGTAGGGGTTATCCAGGGATCAAATTCGAGATTGGTGTCAATTGAAGACTTGATATCAAATCTTTTTTGTTAGTTCACCTGTGTTCAATCGATGCTTCCTTCTTTGATTAGTTTCTAACACATAATGTAGTAGACTAAAATAAGATTCCCCATCACATTCTTCAACATCTCCATTGTAAGTTTTGCACATGAAATGAGGTAATTTCCATGTGGTCAGTTTGCAGTATAGAGTTTTGGTGGGAGATAATCATTATATGACCACTCCATTGAAATATCTTTGCATCATATGGCTATTTTAACACTTACAATATGAAGTTGTGAAATTAAGGAAATTTTGTCTCTATTTCATGGTGTACCACATTGGTAATTATAACAAGTATGAGCATGTCACATCACCATGCCCTATGATCTCAAATCCTCATTCTTTTAGCCTGTGCTAGGAAATTTGACCATTTGGTTCCTTGTTAATTTGTGctctcaatttcatattttgttgtACAATTGCTCTCAATTGAATGTGTTGATTCTTGTTACAGGGAATGGGAACATATGATTATATATTGGCAATGAAAGAAAAGAACCAATTTACAGTGGACCTTTTCTACGACTCCGATGTCTCGTCGGACGACAGCTCTGATTTTGATTCACCCGAAAAAGCAACATTCTTGTCGAGGTTCATATGCAAAGGACTGAGAACTCAGGTATATACAAGATATCCAAAACTTGATTTTATCCAAAGAATTTCAGCAGTGTCATCATCTTACAGGGCATGGTACCAAAAAAAAGCCCATTTTCGAaattatttacggaaatgggctTCTCCAAAAAATAATCACTAGAATGGACTGAAAACATTAAAATGTACTACGTGAATGCGTTTTTAGGGGAAACCGCAGGAAAGCGTGTTGATAAAGACGTGTTTTTTTTCGTGTCAGCAAAAGGGCGCTAATGTGGACGCACCTTAGGAAAAAGTATTAACGGGGATGTAATTTTTCCCTGTGTTTGATTAGGTTTTTGGGTTATTTTCAAATTAGGGattaggtttagggtttacggtttgtttattatttttataacacCTCGAAATTTGGagttagaagttttgaggtttgTAGTTAGGGTCAGTGAGTAGGTTAAACAGTTGAGTTAGTTTTTGCATTTTAAAGTCAGAATGAATCTGCTGGTTCAATAGTAGTGTGTGTTTAAGAGGAATTAATTTTATTCTAGttttgtttttaagttttaaatacttatttattttgattttatttttaatttgaaaggGGAGGTTATCCTAAAATCTTTCTCACTTTCTTACTCTTTCATTTTCTTCTGTTTTCCCTAGTTTTTAGTTTTTTGCTTGTTTTCTCTTTGCATCTTCagtttttgcatttttttttctttttttgttattgtCCGGTGGTCAAAAGTTGATTGCTTTTGTGTGTTTCGTTTAATCGAATATGAATCAATTAGGTTGTGTTTATTGGGGTTAATGACAgatttgtttccatttcttttatgTCGATTAATTTAAGTTCTTATAGTTTGGTTATATGTGAAATTGAAGGTTCAGAACAGTCTTGTGGAGGCAAATCGGTCAATTCTTGGTGCTTGTGATCCCATTTTAAGGTGTTTTTTTGAACTATTAGTGATTAAGGGTTGTGTTGCTATCGCAAAATCATAACTTACAGCCTATTTCGTTGTGGCTTCGTGACTACACGGATGACCACACGGGAGTGTGCCACACATAGGCGGTCCACTCGGCTGTGTAATGCTgtgaaattagggtttttgacGTTTTTCAGTGCCATATTTggggatattttttatttttacactgGCATGTGTGTAAGAGTTTTCCACACGGTCGTTTCCACTCTGCTCCTTAATTTTGTTACATTTTACACTTTTGCACAATGAGTTACACAACTactcacatggccatgtaactCGTTACATGGGTGTGTGCCTCTTTCACACTGGCGTGTGCCTTTGTTACATGGCCATGTCGACCTTTACACAACCTAGACCCTCCTACACGACCGGGGCACACGACCGTGCAACCCTATTTGCAAATTTTTGTGTTGTGTTATAAACTAACTCGTTTTATGTTTCTGTGTAATTTGACACTCGGTTAAGCTTTGGTAGTTGTGTTTTGGTCTTTGTTTTAGCTTAGACTCGTGTGTGTATTtgtaattatagaattaatttaatggcGCCTGATAAGCGTTAATGTGATGTGATTTATAGAATTGAGACAATACTTAATAATGGAATACAAGTTAATTTGAGACTGAGTCTGGGCAACTGAATATGTGTAGTCTTATTCTGTATGATTGCCTGCATGTAGTTTGCATTTTGCAGATGCATTAAATTTTGGGATTTGGTaatgaagagaaggaagattgaTTTAGCAGTTTAACTGCAAATTTTTTATATAACGGTTTACCGCACTATGCTATATGTATACCAGCTCAGTTGTATAATTTTGCTCAAGTGGCTTAGTTCCACATTTGTAGTGTGTAGGGCAGATATGCCCTATtaaggtcctatgtggtgtgtaaGGTGGTTGGGTCTAACATGGCCCTATTATAGTGTGCAGGGTGATCGGAGTGGTGTTTGGCTGGATGGGTGAGATTTTTAATCTGTTGCATTCATTTCACATTTAGGTATATAAGTTTGTTTGTATGGTTGTGGGGTTAATTGCGAAATAATTTGAATAGTCTAACGTGTCTTATGTGACTGGTGAGTTTGTGATGCAACTCCTCTACAAGTATACTCAAAGTAGAAATCTAAGGCACGTGGAAAAAATATGGAAGAAGCCAGATTTAGTCAGTTAGCCCAAATCATGGAACCACCTTGGATACACTAATTTGAAAATTAGAAACCACTTTGGCTGTATATTATGTTCTTTTATTTAAGCTTGTAAGTTGAGGTTATTACCTGAGATTGTTAGTATAAATAACTTAGGAAACTCTTTAGTAGgataggagtttttttttattgaaaagtaTTATTTGGGAGAGTGGTTCATCTCGAATCGGACTAATCCTACaagtaaatttttagtttttttttattttctattttatcatTCTAGTATTTCTCTTTATCTCCTTGCTCCTATCATATTTGGTTCTGTTTCCGGGAAATAAAGATGGTAGTCACCACCTAAAGTACTTGTAATCCTTCCAATAAAACACAAGAAAATTGTTAGTATCATCCAATCAAACTTCTGACCCTATAGCCACTCAATTAGCTGCCATGGTATCCAAATTGGAAGTCGCGAAAACACTTAAAGTAGAGGTAGTAGCCTTAAAAATTCAATCCCAAACTTATCAACATTCTGCTTCCAATACAATCAACCCTCGAGACAAAGAAAGACGAAAAAGAAACCAGAAAAGCCGTGAGAACAACGCAACAACTAGCTTTTAGATAATGATGATGCTGCTCAACCCTAGTGGAAAAGAAATCCAGTACCCCGTCcccatacaaaaattaaatttcccAATTTTGATGGTGGCGACCCACTAGGTGGATTCTCAAAGCGAAAAAATATTTTTGCTATTATCAAACTCTAAAAAGAGCTTAAAGTAGACATAACAATAATGTACCTTGAAGGTGATGCTCTTGATTTATTTTCATGGCTTAACTCTGAACAAGACATCCTTTATTGGGATTAGTTGGTCTGGGCATTACATGAAAATTAAGGGCCAGCAGAATTTC
It encodes the following:
- the LOC107922937 gene encoding protein S-acyltransferase 18, with the translated sequence MMRIMRRHGWQRPLHPLQMVGMAVFSFLVVAFYTFLGLLLGNRIAEITTTTVFSFVAFSVIFLFVRCTAIDPTDKTSFKKKIKGKSKGILKPNYGFILTQIVVRFFRRLEKKILRTFIRRKYLDPWKTNFQMEPLLPFPLVMKNDAVSPDVKEDDNISYCSLCDFEVKNIASIVGLATSVLKVLIIISGQKKLYTSHSSNDFCLANADSRRRHCNCYIY